From a single Streptomyces sp. 1331.2 genomic region:
- a CDS encoding protein kinase domain-containing protein, with protein MIGRALNGRYELVGILGVGGMATVWRGVDRVLGRQVAVKVLNGGLADDPRFAERFSREAQHAAMLVHPRIVMVFDSGVDEGTPFIVMELVNGRSLAALLAEQRTLPVERAVGVATAVCEALAVAHAAGLVHRDIKPGNIMITDDGGVKVVDFGIARAGSSSNLTQAASVLGTAAYLSPEQATASELDGRTDLYAVGCVLTEMLTGATPFTAETPVAIAFKHVSEQPLPPSARRPGLPPALDAAVLRLLAKNPADRPADATAARAELLATVPGLVVGDPTAELLATAAATQLLPPVPQPGAVQPSGSAAQPGAVPPNQQHTTLLPPQPPAATSVMAPVPAAPGSGFAPTSAPGFVPVPAPARGSRRKPLVLGALGVAGLAGVTALALTAFDEPAGNAAAKPVKPAASAPATPGATSVNAATPTAAATAATPSGPAAPTQAVPRNQPAALQLQSFRQAVAQAQVAKDRDKQAELLRILDTSAARLNEGNPDEAAQDLKGAQKVIRDLAKKHSIDPLTNANWNARLSALFTTLHATADNPDD; from the coding sequence GTGATCGGACGGGCGCTGAACGGGCGTTACGAACTCGTCGGGATACTCGGCGTCGGCGGCATGGCCACCGTCTGGCGCGGGGTGGACCGGGTGCTGGGCCGTCAGGTCGCCGTGAAGGTCCTCAACGGGGGTCTGGCCGACGATCCGCGCTTCGCCGAGCGGTTCAGCCGCGAGGCGCAGCACGCGGCGATGCTGGTGCACCCGAGGATCGTGATGGTCTTCGACTCGGGCGTGGACGAGGGCACCCCGTTCATCGTGATGGAGCTGGTCAACGGCCGTTCGCTGGCCGCCCTGCTGGCCGAGCAGCGGACCCTGCCGGTGGAGCGCGCCGTGGGCGTCGCGACGGCGGTCTGCGAGGCGCTGGCGGTCGCGCACGCGGCCGGGCTGGTACACCGGGACATCAAGCCCGGGAACATCATGATCACCGACGACGGCGGGGTGAAGGTCGTCGACTTCGGCATCGCCCGGGCCGGCTCCTCCAGCAACCTGACCCAGGCCGCGAGCGTGCTCGGCACGGCCGCCTACCTCTCGCCCGAGCAGGCCACCGCCTCGGAGCTGGACGGCCGGACCGACCTGTACGCGGTCGGCTGCGTGCTGACCGAGATGCTCACCGGCGCGACCCCGTTCACCGCCGAGACGCCGGTGGCGATCGCCTTCAAGCACGTCAGCGAGCAGCCCCTGCCGCCGTCCGCGCGGCGCCCGGGCCTGCCGCCCGCCCTGGACGCGGCGGTGCTGCGGCTGCTCGCCAAGAACCCGGCCGACCGACCGGCGGATGCCACCGCCGCGCGGGCCGAACTGCTCGCCACCGTCCCCGGGCTGGTGGTCGGCGACCCGACGGCCGAACTGCTCGCCACCGCGGCCGCCACCCAGCTGCTGCCGCCGGTTCCGCAGCCCGGCGCCGTCCAGCCGTCGGGGTCCGCCGCGCAGCCCGGAGCCGTGCCGCCGAACCAGCAGCACACCACGCTGCTCCCGCCGCAGCCCCCGGCCGCCACCTCGGTGATGGCGCCGGTGCCCGCCGCGCCGGGGTCCGGGTTCGCGCCGACCTCCGCGCCCGGGTTCGTGCCCGTCCCTGCCCCGGCCCGGGGCAGCCGCCGCAAGCCCCTGGTGCTCGGCGCGCTGGGGGTGGCCGGGCTGGCCGGGGTCACCGCCCTGGCGCTCACCGCCTTCGACGAGCCGGCCGGCAACGCCGCCGCCAAGCCCGTCAAGCCGGCCGCCAGCGCGCCCGCCACCCCGGGCGCGACCTCCGTCAACGCCGCGACGCCCACCGCTGCCGCCACCGCGGCCACCCCGTCCGGGCCGGCGGCGCCCACCCAGGCCGTCCCGCGCAACCAGCCGGCCGCGCTGCAGCTGCAGTCCTTCCGGCAGGCGGTGGCCCAGGCCCAGGTCGCCAAGGACCGCGACAAGCAGGCGGAGCTGCTGAGGATCCTCGACACCAGCGCCGCCCGCCTCAACGAGGGCAACCCGGACGAGGCCGCGCAGGACCTGAAGGGCGCCCAGAAGGTGATCCGCGACCTGGCGAAGAAGCACTCCATCGACCCGCTGACCAACGCCAACTGGAACGCCCGGCTCTCGGCCCTGTTCACCACCCTCCACGCGACGGCGGACAACCCGGACGACTGA
- a CDS encoding LuxR C-terminal-related transcriptional regulator, whose amino-acid sequence MLEVLGIEPEAEAVYRLLVDEPGFRVGDMAERLGWSEERVRAALNRLAELDLVHLEDSCRDVVPFNPDVGFGFLLSRATADLSRRQRQIESAEQAVTALSARFNANRASRHEIIHRLDGLDMVRKRLEDLASTAERECLSLVPGGAQLPDTMDASEPLDRQALERGVRIRSIYQESFRNDQATLEYVRWFTRLGGEARTVPVLPLLLVVVDRETALVPIDPADARAGALEVRTPGVVSALALLFEQFWAAGTPFGEDPRRDENDLTPQERELLLLLGIGCTDEVASRRLGLSLRTVRRMASQLMTRLGARSRFEAGVRAAKEGWL is encoded by the coding sequence GTGCTGGAAGTTCTGGGCATCGAACCGGAGGCCGAGGCCGTGTACCGGCTGCTCGTCGACGAACCGGGATTCCGGGTCGGCGACATGGCCGAGCGGCTGGGGTGGAGCGAGGAGCGGGTACGGGCCGCACTGAACCGGTTGGCCGAGCTCGACCTGGTGCACCTGGAGGACAGTTGCCGGGACGTCGTGCCGTTCAACCCGGACGTCGGCTTCGGCTTCCTGCTCTCCCGCGCCACCGCGGACCTCAGCCGGCGCCAGCGGCAGATCGAGTCCGCCGAGCAGGCGGTGACCGCGCTGAGCGCCCGGTTCAACGCCAACCGGGCCTCGCGGCACGAGATCATCCACCGGCTGGACGGCCTGGACATGGTCCGCAAGCGGCTGGAGGACCTGGCCTCGACCGCCGAGCGGGAGTGCCTGTCCCTGGTCCCGGGCGGCGCCCAGCTGCCGGACACCATGGACGCCAGCGAGCCGCTGGACCGGCAGGCGCTGGAGCGCGGCGTGCGGATCAGGAGCATCTACCAGGAGAGCTTCCGCAACGACCAGGCGACGCTGGAGTACGTCCGCTGGTTCACCCGGCTCGGCGGCGAGGCCCGGACGGTGCCCGTCCTGCCGCTGCTGCTGGTCGTGGTGGACCGGGAGACCGCGCTGGTCCCGATCGACCCGGCGGACGCCCGGGCGGGCGCCCTGGAGGTCAGGACCCCGGGCGTGGTGAGCGCGCTGGCCCTGCTGTTCGAGCAGTTCTGGGCGGCGGGCACGCCGTTCGGCGAGGACCCGCGCCGGGACGAGAACGATCTGACGCCCCAGGAACGGGAGTTGCTGCTCCTGCTGGGCATCGGCTGCACGGACGAGGTGGCCTCGCGGCGCCTCGGCCTCTCGCTTCGTACGGTGCGCCGGATGGCCTCCCAGCTGATGACCCGGCTGGGCGCGCGCAGCCGCTTCGAGGCGGGCGTCCGGGCGGCGAAGGAGGGGTGGCTGTGA
- a CDS encoding aldo/keto reductase: protein MHYRSLGVDGPSASALCLGAMTFGTTVDEETATAILDRFTEAGGTFVDTSNNYAFWADGADGFESEELLGRWIARRGNREELVLATKLGARPVPGLPFPEHMEGLSARAVREAAEGSLRRLGTDRLDLYYAHVTDPATPVEETMGAFAALVADGKATALGCSNHSAAELDEANRLAAERGWPGYRCIQQRHSYLRPRPGADFGIQKHADEALLSHLAQRPELTLLAYSPLLGGSYCRPDRPLREEYAWPEAKARLAVLAEVAEESGATVNQVVLAWLLGHPVPTVPVVGASSVAQLEESLGALDLVLDEEQRRRLDDAA from the coding sequence ATGCACTACCGCAGCCTCGGCGTTGACGGACCGTCGGCGAGCGCGCTCTGTCTCGGCGCGATGACCTTCGGCACCACCGTCGACGAGGAGACCGCGACGGCGATCCTGGACCGGTTCACCGAGGCCGGCGGGACGTTCGTCGACACCTCGAACAACTACGCCTTCTGGGCGGACGGTGCGGACGGCTTCGAGAGCGAGGAACTGCTCGGGCGCTGGATCGCCCGCCGCGGCAACCGCGAGGAGCTGGTGCTCGCCACCAAGCTCGGCGCCCGCCCGGTGCCCGGACTCCCCTTCCCCGAGCACATGGAGGGCCTGTCCGCCCGCGCCGTGCGCGAGGCGGCTGAGGGCAGCCTGCGCCGGCTCGGCACCGACCGCCTGGACCTGTACTACGCGCACGTGACCGACCCGGCCACCCCGGTCGAGGAGACCATGGGCGCCTTCGCCGCCCTGGTGGCCGACGGCAAGGCCACCGCCCTCGGCTGCTCCAACCACAGCGCCGCCGAACTGGACGAGGCCAACCGCCTTGCCGCCGAGCGAGGTTGGCCCGGCTACCGGTGCATCCAGCAGCGCCACAGCTACCTGCGGCCGCGGCCCGGCGCGGACTTCGGCATCCAGAAGCACGCCGACGAGGCACTGCTGTCGCACCTCGCGCAGCGGCCGGAGCTGACGCTGCTCGCCTACTCGCCGCTGCTCGGCGGCTCGTACTGCCGCCCGGACCGGCCGCTGCGCGAGGAGTACGCGTGGCCGGAGGCGAAGGCCCGGCTGGCCGTGCTGGCGGAGGTGGCCGAGGAGAGCGGCGCCACCGTCAACCAGGTCGTGCTGGCCTGGCTGCTAGGGCACCCCGTCCCCACCGTCCCGGTGGTCGGGGCCAGTTCGGTGGCCCAGCTGGAGGAGAGCCTGGGGGCGCTGGACCTCGTGCTCGACGAGGAGCAGCGCCGACGGCTGGACGACGCGGCCTGA
- a CDS encoding lysylphosphatidylglycerol synthase domain-containing protein yields MPQAAPPRPARPARRRLLTAVLLLAGLAGLFAVARNDAWSLLATMADGRSLALLAVAVLANVGGLLLGLLSWRAVLDDLGPPVGLFGSARIFFCGLLGKFLPTPVFGLLAHIQLGAEYGATAGRMVTTYVVSLGITLLTACLAALGIAPAVLGGNTWWLALPVLVLLCFVVRPGLIGASVEYGARLFRRPPPTARVSARAVRVSLVLALLSWFSAGLHLWLIVLALDGPAARSLPACVGGFALATVAGTMTIVLPDGLGAREMVLVLSLSTVVPVSTAGAAAIVSRLVCTVAELGTAGVMILLTRSRRARPAGAAGSTTTDPLGGKTDALPQPRR; encoded by the coding sequence GTGCCCCAGGCGGCCCCACCGCGGCCCGCCCGGCCCGCCCGGCGTCGCCTGCTGACCGCCGTGCTCCTGCTGGCCGGCCTCGCGGGCCTGTTCGCGGTGGCCCGCAACGACGCCTGGAGCCTGCTGGCGACCATGGCCGACGGCCGCTCGCTGGCGCTGCTGGCGGTGGCCGTACTGGCGAACGTCGGCGGGCTGCTGCTCGGCCTGCTGTCCTGGCGGGCCGTCCTGGACGACCTCGGGCCGCCCGTCGGGCTGTTCGGCAGCGCCCGGATCTTCTTCTGCGGGCTGCTCGGCAAGTTCCTGCCGACCCCGGTCTTCGGGCTGCTCGCGCACATCCAGCTGGGCGCCGAGTACGGGGCCACGGCCGGGCGGATGGTCACCACCTACGTGGTCAGCCTGGGGATCACCCTGCTGACCGCCTGCCTGGCGGCGCTCGGCATCGCGCCCGCCGTGCTCGGCGGCAACACCTGGTGGCTCGCCCTGCCGGTGCTGGTGCTGCTCTGCTTCGTGGTCCGCCCCGGGCTGATCGGTGCGTCGGTGGAGTACGGTGCGCGGCTGTTCCGCCGCCCGCCGCCGACGGCCCGGGTCTCGGCCCGGGCGGTGCGGGTCTCGCTGGTCCTGGCGCTGCTGTCCTGGTTCTCGGCCGGGCTGCACCTGTGGCTGATCGTGCTGGCCCTGGACGGGCCGGCCGCCCGTTCGCTGCCGGCCTGTGTCGGGGGCTTCGCGCTCGCCACCGTCGCCGGGACCATGACGATCGTCCTGCCGGACGGCCTGGGGGCCCGGGAGATGGTGCTGGTGCTGTCGCTGTCCACGGTCGTCCCGGTCTCCACCGCGGGCGCCGCGGCGATCGTCTCCCGGCTGGTCTGCACGGTGGCCGAACTGGGCACCGCCGGGGTAATGATTCTGCTGACCCGGTCGCGGCGGGCCCGGCCCGCGGGCGCGGCCGGCTCCACCACCACCGATCCCCTGGGAGGGAAGACCGATGCACTACCGCAGCCTCGGCGTTGA
- a CDS encoding glycosyltransferase family 2 protein — protein sequence MADTDGTDARPTVSVIIPNYNYEKTIAAVVESVLAQTHPVHEVVVVDDGSSDRSPEIVRGYPDVRLVTQANGGVSVARNRGAKETTGEILFFLDSDIALEPDAIANAVALLREQPDLGCVHGVVGKRALFDDGPVERYRVLHEHWWRRRATGRVSTVFFAMCAIRREVWEEVGPLDETLREAEDVEYSERLAERYPILLTETVAGRHDDEHRLGAMLTEQYRRSQLLVAFAAAHRFRPGALKANRMPGVLATAVTWGSLPLLLLSRKAAVGPALGLAWFAVADPGLARFVIRDRGLRYYPAFVGYHFLLHSALVAGVARGAVRALTDRDFRRPRHGAS from the coding sequence ATGGCTGACACAGACGGGACCGACGCACGACCCACGGTGTCGGTGATCATCCCCAACTACAACTACGAGAAGACGATCGCCGCGGTCGTCGAGTCCGTCCTGGCCCAGACCCACCCCGTGCACGAGGTGGTCGTGGTCGACGACGGCAGCTCGGACCGCTCCCCGGAGATCGTCCGGGGGTACCCGGACGTCCGGCTCGTCACCCAGGCCAACGGCGGGGTGTCCGTGGCCCGCAACCGGGGCGCGAAGGAGACCACCGGGGAGATCCTGTTCTTCCTGGACTCCGACATCGCGCTGGAGCCGGACGCGATCGCCAACGCCGTGGCGCTGCTCCGGGAGCAGCCCGACCTCGGCTGCGTGCACGGGGTGGTCGGCAAGCGGGCGCTGTTCGACGACGGCCCGGTGGAGCGCTACCGCGTCCTGCACGAGCACTGGTGGCGCCGGCGCGCCACCGGCCGGGTCAGCACCGTCTTCTTCGCCATGTGCGCGATCCGGCGCGAGGTCTGGGAGGAGGTCGGGCCGCTGGACGAGACGCTGCGCGAGGCGGAGGACGTGGAGTACAGCGAGCGGCTGGCGGAGAGGTACCCGATCCTGCTGACCGAGACCGTCGCCGGCCGGCACGACGACGAGCACCGGCTGGGCGCGATGCTCACCGAGCAGTACCGGCGCTCGCAGCTGCTGGTGGCCTTCGCCGCCGCCCACCGTTTCCGTCCGGGAGCGCTCAAGGCGAACCGGATGCCGGGCGTCCTGGCCACCGCCGTCACCTGGGGCTCGCTGCCGCTGCTGCTGCTCTCGCGCAAGGCGGCCGTCGGCCCGGCGCTGGGCCTGGCCTGGTTCGCGGTGGCGGACCCGGGGCTGGCCCGGTTCGTGATCAGGGACCGGGGGCTGCGGTACTACCCGGCGTTCGTCGGCTACCACTTCCTGCTGCACAGCGCGCTGGTGGCGGGGGTCGCGCGGGGCGCGGTGCGGGCGCTCACCGACCGGGACTTCCGGCGACCGCGGCACGGGGCGTCATGA
- a CDS encoding endonuclease/exonuclease/phosphatase family protein → MVTLRRFPQPKRSWFLADRAATWPVRLLAGAGALWLLFCLLQEALAGRVWFWVVPGAAPPPVLLGVPVLLLAAALAVRLRRSRSRVRWPALMGVLSLAVGLDQSGLTLAAATADRTVPPGAIHVVAQNTEYWGSDVDPDRFYAYLKAQHADVYLLQEYLHWDESAGADGAREVADTARLKREFPGYQVVTRGELVTLSRFPVVAQPPVGPDRALRAAGDEDWAHVFAGAKVLRTDLAVGGSVVSFYNVHMLVPVAYGMPLQDFPADVHRRQRDRRAQFDGLTEDVRANANPLFIAGDFNTNAGMGDLNGLRGLTQDAADAGDTVLPMSWDAGSRHDWWRFDWAFTAHGARTHRYALSSPEGTSDHLRQDAWISGPASGGTHG, encoded by the coding sequence GTGGTGACCCTCCGCCGGTTTCCGCAGCCGAAGCGCTCCTGGTTCCTCGCCGACCGGGCCGCCACCTGGCCGGTCCGGCTGCTGGCCGGGGCCGGCGCCCTCTGGCTGCTGTTCTGCCTGCTCCAGGAGGCGCTGGCCGGGCGGGTCTGGTTCTGGGTGGTGCCGGGAGCCGCGCCGCCGCCGGTGCTGCTCGGCGTCCCGGTGCTGCTGCTGGCGGCGGCCCTCGCCGTCCGGCTGCGCCGCAGCCGCAGCCGGGTCCGCTGGCCGGCGCTGATGGGCGTGCTCTCGCTCGCCGTCGGGCTGGACCAGTCCGGGCTGACCCTGGCCGCGGCGACGGCCGACCGCACGGTGCCGCCCGGCGCGATCCACGTCGTCGCGCAGAACACCGAGTACTGGGGTTCCGACGTGGACCCGGACCGCTTCTACGCCTACCTCAAGGCGCAGCACGCCGACGTCTACCTGCTCCAGGAGTACCTGCACTGGGACGAGTCGGCCGGCGCGGACGGCGCCCGGGAGGTGGCCGACACCGCCCGGCTGAAGCGGGAGTTCCCGGGCTACCAGGTCGTCACCCGGGGCGAGTTGGTGACGCTCTCCCGGTTCCCGGTGGTGGCGCAGCCGCCGGTCGGCCCGGACCGTGCGCTGCGGGCGGCCGGGGACGAGGACTGGGCGCACGTCTTCGCCGGGGCCAAGGTGCTGCGCACCGACCTCGCGGTGGGCGGCTCGGTGGTCTCCTTCTACAACGTCCACATGCTGGTGCCGGTCGCGTACGGGATGCCCCTGCAGGACTTCCCGGCGGACGTGCACCGCCGGCAGCGGGACCGCCGGGCGCAGTTCGACGGCCTGACCGAGGACGTCCGGGCCAACGCCAACCCGCTGTTCATCGCCGGGGACTTCAACACCAACGCCGGCATGGGCGACCTCAACGGGCTGCGCGGCCTCACCCAGGACGCGGCGGACGCGGGCGACACGGTCCTGCCGATGTCCTGGGACGCCGGCAGCCGGCACGACTGGTGGCGCTTCGACTGGGCGTTCACCGCGCACGGCGCCCGGACCCACCGCTACGCGCTGAGCAGCCCCGAGGGCACATCCGACCATCTCCGCCAGGACGCCTGGATCTCCGGGCCCGCTTCGGGAGGCACGCATGGCTGA
- a CDS encoding UbiA prenyltransferase family protein: protein MSTASEYREGVADPPVHPPDGSTGPPPTELPTGLPPELPEEPEAARGSLVRGLVRLVRPHQWSKNAVVLVLPLLESGTAPWRAIGSALPVLVLFVLASSATYVVNDLADRERDRRHPVKRHRPIASGAVPVPAAIVLGAALYLALLAGSALVGGAAIPVLAYAVTNICYSFVLKHVSVVDVFVIAAGFVLRVCAGAMAASVTTSSWFLLCVFSVCILLGFGKRRHELTSVQNGPSELHRPALRAYSVPFLNSMVTFAASVTVLAYVSFLQSDAAAGSMRQLRILLSTPLAVFAIARYLQILLVSEEGGEPTRTLFTDRTMLAVGGLWLTGFAVLLAVQSW from the coding sequence GTGAGTACTGCGAGCGAGTACCGGGAGGGCGTCGCCGACCCGCCGGTCCATCCTCCCGACGGGTCCACCGGCCCGCCGCCGACCGAACTCCCGACCGGGCTCCCGCCCGAGCTCCCGGAGGAACCCGAGGCCGCGCGCGGCTCGCTGGTGCGCGGGCTGGTCCGGCTCGTCCGGCCGCACCAGTGGTCGAAGAACGCGGTCGTCCTGGTGCTGCCCCTGCTGGAGTCCGGGACGGCGCCGTGGCGGGCGATCGGCAGCGCGCTGCCCGTCCTCGTGCTCTTCGTGCTGGCCTCCTCGGCCACCTACGTCGTCAACGACCTCGCCGACCGGGAACGGGACCGCCGCCACCCGGTCAAACGCCACCGCCCGATCGCCTCCGGGGCCGTCCCCGTCCCGGCCGCGATCGTGCTCGGCGCCGCCCTCTACCTCGCCCTGCTGGCGGGCTCGGCGCTCGTCGGGGGCGCGGCGATCCCGGTGCTCGCCTACGCGGTGACCAACATCTGCTACAGCTTCGTCCTCAAGCACGTCTCGGTGGTCGACGTCTTCGTCATCGCCGCCGGCTTCGTGCTGCGGGTCTGCGCCGGCGCCATGGCGGCCTCGGTCACGACCTCCTCGTGGTTCCTGCTCTGCGTCTTCTCGGTCTGCATCCTGCTGGGATTCGGCAAGCGCCGGCACGAGCTGACCTCGGTCCAGAACGGGCCCTCGGAGCTGCACCGGCCGGCCCTGCGCGCCTACTCGGTGCCGTTCCTCAACAGCATGGTCACCTTCGCCGCATCGGTGACGGTGCTCGCCTACGTGTCCTTCCTGCAGAGCGACGCCGCGGCCGGCAGCATGCGCCAGCTGCGCATCCTGCTCTCCACCCCGCTGGCGGTCTTCGCCATCGCCCGCTACCTGCAGATCCTGCTGGTCAGCGAGGAGGGCGGCGAGCCGACCAGGACCCTCTTCACGGACCGGACGATGCTCGCGGTGGGCGGGCTCTGGCTGACCGGCTTCGCCGTCCTGCTGGCGGTGCAGTCGTGGTGA
- a CDS encoding NAD-dependent epimerase/dehydratase family protein, with protein sequence MTTNPQGTGTRPQQLLLTGAAGFLGSALVRRLGSSPDHRIIALDRRPLPPELAALPSVETVLGDVRDRTLVGRLTAGADVVVHGAAALPSHPAAEIRSVDVDGTRTVLEAARKAGTDRVLHISSTAVYGLPERTPTPESHPLVPVDPYNAAKIEAERLCAEHRRRGMCVPVLRPKTFIGPGRLGVFAMLFDWALDGRGFPVLGGGHTLNQMLDVEDLCDLVTAMLTMPGERINREFNVGAAEYGSFREDCQVVLDLAGHGKRVVPLPLGPAKAALRTLAALRLSPVYGRLVQKLTRDSCVDITAAREVLGFHPRHSNATAIERSFTWYRANRSAVGGTTGRTHSDRWREGALRTVKVLF encoded by the coding sequence GTGACCACCAACCCCCAGGGCACCGGCACCCGCCCCCAGCAGCTCCTGCTCACCGGCGCCGCCGGCTTCCTCGGCAGCGCCCTGGTCCGCCGCCTCGGCAGCTCGCCCGACCACCGGATCATCGCCCTCGACCGCCGCCCGCTGCCCCCCGAACTCGCCGCCCTGCCCTCCGTGGAGACCGTGCTCGGGGACGTCCGGGACCGCACGCTGGTCGGCCGGCTGACCGCCGGGGCGGACGTGGTCGTGCACGGCGCCGCCGCGCTGCCGAGCCACCCGGCGGCGGAGATCCGCTCGGTGGACGTCGACGGCACCCGCACCGTCCTGGAGGCCGCCCGGAAGGCCGGCACCGACCGGGTCCTGCACATCTCCTCCACCGCGGTGTACGGGCTGCCGGAGCGGACCCCGACCCCGGAGTCCCACCCGCTCGTCCCGGTCGACCCGTACAACGCGGCGAAGATCGAGGCCGAACGGCTCTGCGCCGAGCACCGCCGCCGGGGGATGTGCGTCCCCGTGCTGCGGCCGAAGACCTTCATCGGCCCGGGCCGGCTGGGCGTGTTCGCGATGCTCTTCGACTGGGCGCTCGACGGCCGGGGCTTCCCCGTCCTCGGCGGCGGCCACACGCTCAACCAGATGCTGGACGTCGAGGACCTGTGCGACCTGGTGACGGCGATGCTGACCATGCCGGGCGAGCGGATCAACCGGGAGTTCAACGTCGGCGCGGCCGAGTACGGCTCGTTCCGCGAGGACTGCCAGGTCGTCCTGGACCTCGCCGGGCACGGCAAGCGGGTCGTGCCGCTGCCGCTCGGCCCCGCCAAGGCCGCTCTGCGCACCCTGGCGGCGCTGCGGCTCTCCCCGGTGTACGGACGGCTCGTCCAGAAGCTCACCCGGGACTCCTGCGTCGACATCACCGCGGCCCGCGAGGTGCTCGGGTTCCACCCGCGCCACTCCAACGCCACCGCCATCGAGCGCAGCTTCACCTGGTACCGCGCGAACCGGTCCGCCGTGGGCGGCACCACCGGCCGGACGCACTCCGACCGCTGGCGCGAGGGTGCCCTGCGCACGGTCAAGGTCCTCTTCTGA
- a CDS encoding glycosyltransferase family A protein, protein MSVPTSSPADLPAALPLVSVVIPLYNDARTLPACLEAVAAQTYPNVEIVVVDDASTDDSARIAERYPCRLIRQETNSGPAETRNRGAREARGEIVFFLDADVGLSPTSVASAVEQLAADPQVGSVCGITDKHPLLPTTKVGDYRILQSYYWRISSEGTVTPWFSALAAIRRALFLESGGLNPALRQTEEIDFGVRLSATHRIELSSQVVGRHNDEEQLSGLVRKLFRRARLRVPLYVDHRGFMRGFETRSRAVAALAAAGAVASLPLALLSPRALPATAALAAGAVLADRGFHAFLVRERGVGTAVAYTALHFAAGAAVTAGAAVGAGQWLLSPEFRSLYRRQAAAAASTDAATTDAPAGRP, encoded by the coding sequence ATGAGTGTTCCAACCAGCTCTCCCGCCGACCTTCCCGCCGCCCTTCCCCTGGTGTCCGTGGTCATCCCGCTCTACAACGACGCCCGCACCCTGCCCGCCTGCCTGGAGGCGGTGGCCGCCCAGACCTACCCCAACGTCGAGATCGTCGTGGTCGACGACGCCAGCACCGACGACTCCGCCCGGATCGCCGAACGGTACCCGTGCCGGCTGATCCGCCAGGAGACGAACTCCGGCCCGGCCGAGACCCGCAACCGCGGTGCCCGGGAGGCCCGCGGCGAGATCGTCTTCTTCCTGGACGCCGACGTCGGCCTGTCGCCGACCTCGGTCGCCTCCGCGGTCGAGCAGCTGGCCGCCGATCCGCAGGTCGGGTCGGTCTGCGGCATCACGGACAAGCACCCGCTGCTGCCCACCACCAAGGTCGGCGACTACCGGATCCTCCAGTCGTACTACTGGCGGATCAGCTCCGAGGGCACCGTCACCCCCTGGTTCTCCGCCCTGGCGGCGATCCGCCGGGCGCTGTTCCTGGAGTCCGGCGGGCTGAACCCGGCCCTGCGCCAGACCGAGGAGATCGACTTCGGCGTGCGGCTGTCCGCCACCCACCGGATCGAGCTCAGCTCGCAGGTCGTCGGCCGGCACAACGACGAGGAGCAACTGTCCGGCCTGGTCCGCAAGTTGTTCCGCCGGGCCCGGCTGCGCGTGCCGCTCTACGTGGACCACCGGGGCTTCATGCGCGGCTTCGAGACCCGCTCCCGCGCCGTCGCCGCGCTCGCCGCGGCCGGCGCGGTGGCCTCGCTGCCGCTGGCCCTGCTCTCCCCCCGCGCCCTCCCGGCCACCGCCGCCCTGGCGGCCGGCGCGGTGCTCGCCGACCGCGGCTTCCACGCCTTCCTGGTCCGCGAACGCGGCGTCGGGACGGCCGTCGCGTACACCGCCCTGCACTTCGCGGCCGGCGCAGCAGTGACCGCGGGCGCGGCGGTCGGGGCCGGGCAGTGGCTGCTCAGCCCGGAGTTCCGGTCGCTCTACCGGCGGCAGGCAGCAGCAGCCGCCTCCACCGACGCGGCAACCACCGACGCACCGGCGGGCCGGCCGTGA